Proteins encoded by one window of Pseudonocardia alni:
- a CDS encoding DUF3040 domain-containing protein, whose protein sequence is MPLSEHEQRLLEQIERALYQEDPKFASSVSGSRRSKPARRRRIQGAVLFVVGLVLLVAGIPFRALWLGDLPILSIVGFLAMLGGALLAVTSIGARRGGEETTGQGGAAPKDKQSGESGGGFTGRMEERFRRRFEQE, encoded by the coding sequence ATGCCGCTCTCCGAGCACGAGCAGCGCCTGCTCGAACAGATCGAACGCGCCCTCTACCAGGAGGACCCCAAGTTCGCGTCCTCGGTCAGCGGTAGCCGGCGGAGCAAGCCCGCCCGGCGCCGCCGCATCCAGGGCGCCGTCCTGTTCGTGGTGGGCCTCGTGCTGCTCGTCGCCGGGATTCCCTTCCGGGCACTCTGGCTCGGCGACCTGCCGATCCTCAGCATCGTCGGCTTCCTCGCCATGCTCGGCGGCGCGCTGCTGGCGGTCACCTCGATCGGCGCCCGTCGCGGCGGCGAGGAGACGACCGGTCAGGGCGGGGCCGCCCCGAAGGACAAGCAGTCCGGCGAGAGCGGCGGTGGCTTCACCGGCCGTATGGAGGAGCGCTTCCGGCGCCGCTTCGAGCAGGAGTGA
- a CDS encoding LppM family (lipo)protein, which yields MPPHRTAPPARRRSRTRALVLLAVLALLALTGCTRVQVALAVQPDDTVDGTIVVATPEGAPDGRGPQLEVPADLAGEVELSPYDQDGFVGTRAAFENLTFAQVSQLNLLGGNASGRANLELRRVGERIAVQGRADLTTMPVDRADVRLAMSFPGEVVESDGETDGGTVTWEFVPGEVSQINASVISTDPNAPSILGWSLLLAGLVVVAAGAAVLLARRDRNPPIRR from the coding sequence ATGCCGCCGCACCGCACCGCGCCGCCCGCACGCCGTCGATCCCGGACGCGTGCGCTCGTGCTGCTCGCGGTGCTGGCCCTCCTCGCGCTGACCGGTTGCACCCGGGTCCAGGTGGCCCTCGCCGTGCAGCCGGACGACACCGTCGACGGCACGATCGTCGTCGCGACGCCCGAGGGCGCACCGGACGGCCGCGGCCCGCAGCTGGAGGTCCCGGCCGACCTCGCGGGCGAGGTCGAGCTGTCGCCGTACGACCAGGACGGCTTCGTCGGCACCCGTGCGGCCTTCGAGAACCTGACCTTCGCCCAGGTCTCGCAGCTGAACCTGCTCGGCGGGAACGCGTCGGGACGGGCGAACCTGGAGCTGCGCCGGGTCGGGGAGCGGATCGCCGTGCAGGGCCGGGCCGACCTGACCACGATGCCGGTGGACCGGGCCGACGTGCGGCTCGCGATGAGTTTTCCCGGCGAGGTCGTCGAGTCCGACGGCGAGACCGACGGCGGCACCGTCACCTGGGAGTTCGTCCCCGGTGAGGTATCGCAGATCAACGCCTCGGTGATCTCGACCGATCCGAACGCGCCGTCGATCCTGGGCTGGTCGCTGCTGCTGGCCGGGCTCGTCGTCGTCGCGGCGGGGGCGGCCGTGCTGCTGGCCCGGCGCGACCGGAACCCGCCGATCCGGCGCTGA
- a CDS encoding SAV_6107 family HEPN domain-containing protein — translation MELDLALPSPRSAGARRPGDAPAGAARPERRSGRVRPVADGLWPLDCGAARGAGRGAADRTGAAAGAAPSRRGSGRTGADPAGTGCTGRPGRAGETGAAGRSGQVIPLPGAYVPADGGAPQRTGSTAGSAGGTARPAGGTARQAGSAAGSDEGAARPAGPVPLRSPAPAPPSRDALGLLRQAAEQLAEAHRETEPLRRYPAAYLAALRAGAAVLAMRARPRTRRGAPRDVWRLLAEVAPELEEWAAFFAGCSRLRIEAEAGIGRHIDRRAADDLLRQAEQFVTRVQLLLPR, via the coding sequence ATGGAACTGGACCTGGCGCTGCCGTCGCCGCGGTCCGCCGGGGCGCGACGGCCGGGCGACGCCCCGGCGGGCGCCGCGCGGCCGGAGCGGCGGTCCGGCCGGGTGCGGCCGGTCGCCGACGGGCTGTGGCCGCTGGACTGCGGCGCGGCCCGGGGCGCGGGACGGGGCGCCGCCGACCGTACGGGGGCCGCCGCCGGGGCGGCGCCGTCCCGGCGGGGGAGCGGCCGGACCGGTGCGGACCCGGCCGGGACCGGGTGCACCGGCCGGCCCGGTCGGGCCGGGGAGACAGGCGCCGCCGGCCGGTCCGGGCAGGTGATCCCCCTGCCGGGCGCATACGTGCCGGCGGACGGGGGCGCCCCGCAGCGGACCGGGAGCACCGCGGGGTCGGCCGGGGGCACGGCCCGTCCGGCCGGGGGCACGGCCCGCCAGGCCGGGAGCGCTGCCGGGTCGGACGAGGGCGCGGCCCGTCCGGCCGGGCCGGTGCCCCTCCGGTCGCCCGCGCCCGCCCCGCCGTCGCGGGATGCGCTCGGGCTGCTGCGCCAGGCCGCCGAGCAGCTCGCCGAGGCGCACCGGGAGACCGAGCCGCTGCGTCGCTACCCGGCCGCCTACCTCGCCGCGCTGCGTGCCGGGGCGGCGGTGCTGGCGATGCGGGCCCGGCCCCGGACCCGCCGGGGCGCCCCGCGTGACGTCTGGCGGCTCCTCGCCGAGGTCGCTCCGGAGCTGGAGGAGTGGGCGGCGTTCTTCGCCGGGTGCTCGCGGCTGCGGATCGAGGCCGAGGCCGGGATCGGGCGGCACATCGACCGGCGTGCCGCCGACGACCTGCTGCGCCAGGCCGAGCAGTTCGTGACCCGGGTGCAGCTGCTGCTGCCCCGGTGA
- a CDS encoding GNAT family N-acetyltransferase, producing MTAAPSRARLVGLGRSEFADRLGEAIDVYVTAMGYPRSTARQRRSLWLEHSYRPGWRSVGWLDEQDRLTGIGYGYWGGPGQWWFEEVRRGLRARRGEPGAVSADWLTDYFELTELHVHPQAQGSGIGESLLRALARDAARARMLLSTPEYGRATPGRAWRLYRRAGFVDVLREHLFTGDPRPFAVLGRELPLLPTDHPTHAPE from the coding sequence GTGACCGCCGCACCGTCACGGGCGCGCCTGGTCGGCCTCGGCCGCAGCGAGTTCGCCGACCGGCTGGGCGAGGCGATCGACGTCTACGTCACCGCGATGGGCTACCCGCGGTCGACCGCACGCCAGCGCCGCTCGCTGTGGCTCGAGCACTCCTACCGGCCGGGCTGGCGCTCGGTCGGCTGGCTCGACGAGCAGGACCGGCTCACCGGCATCGGCTACGGCTACTGGGGCGGCCCCGGGCAGTGGTGGTTCGAGGAGGTCCGCCGCGGGCTGCGTGCCCGTCGCGGGGAGCCCGGGGCCGTGAGCGCCGACTGGCTGACCGACTACTTCGAGCTGACCGAGCTGCACGTCCACCCGCAGGCACAGGGCTCGGGCATCGGCGAGTCGCTGCTGCGGGCGCTGGCCCGCGACGCCGCCCGGGCCCGGATGCTGCTGTCCACCCCCGAGTACGGCCGCGCCACGCCCGGCCGGGCGTGGCGGCTCTACCGTCGTGCCGGGTTCGTCGACGTGCTGCGCGAGCACCTGTTCACCGGGGACCCGCGCCCGTTCGCCGTGCTCGGACGCGAGCTGCCGCTGCTTCCCACGGATCACCCGACACACGCCCCCGAGTGA
- a CDS encoding class I SAM-dependent methyltransferase, producing the protein MGSPTREQAGAARGAAVFRVLDREIDRVRRDTGAAPRVLDVGGGSGTWAVPLAIAGCAVTVVDTSPNALATLARRAGEAGVTDRITPVNGDVDTLAEVAPADGADLVLGHGLLEVVDGPGRVLAALAAAAAPGGAVSVLTVGRYGAFIGRLATGRLAEARALLTDPEGRTGTDDRLLRRFDAHRLQELTAETGRLRTEILQGDGTLEAWLPGPGQEGETAGRDERDELDALASQVGALAEVAPRLHLLARRY; encoded by the coding sequence GTGGGATCGCCGACACGCGAGCAGGCCGGAGCAGCGCGCGGGGCCGCCGTGTTCCGGGTGCTGGACAGGGAGATCGACCGTGTCCGCCGGGACACCGGGGCCGCGCCCCGGGTGCTCGACGTCGGCGGGGGCAGCGGCACGTGGGCGGTGCCGCTGGCGATCGCCGGCTGCGCGGTGACCGTCGTCGACACCAGTCCCAACGCGCTGGCGACGCTGGCCCGGCGCGCCGGTGAGGCCGGCGTGACCGACCGGATCACCCCGGTGAACGGCGACGTCGACACCCTCGCCGAGGTCGCCCCGGCCGACGGCGCCGACCTCGTCCTGGGCCACGGGCTGCTCGAGGTCGTCGACGGCCCGGGCCGGGTGCTCGCCGCGCTCGCCGCGGCCGCCGCCCCGGGCGGGGCGGTGTCGGTGCTGACGGTCGGGCGCTACGGCGCGTTCATCGGGCGACTGGCCACGGGCCGGCTCGCCGAGGCCCGTGCCCTGCTCACCGACCCCGAGGGCCGCACCGGTACCGACGACCGGCTGCTGCGCCGGTTCGACGCGCACCGGCTGCAGGAGCTCACCGCCGAGACCGGACGGCTGCGGACCGAGATCCTGCAGGGTGACGGCACCCTCGAGGCGTGGCTGCCCGGTCCCGGCCAGGAGGGCGAGACGGCGGGCCGCGACGAGCGTGACGAGCTGGACGCGCTCGCGTCGCAGGTCGGCGCCCTCGCCGAGGTCGCCCCGCGGTTGCATCTGCTCGCCCGGCGGTACTGA
- a CDS encoding ParA family protein, translating to MQVVATLSLKGGVGKTTVALGLAGAAQRHGVSTLVVDLDPQANATTALDPEPTTATVADVLDEPRRAVVERAIAPSAWGEGLDVLVGAEQTERHNHPDPGAAQLYRLDRALQRLAGELITDDSGGSEHAEERYRLVIVDCPPSLGQLTRSALSAADRAILVTDPTMFSVSGVQRAFDAVQTERERSNDRLQPLGVLVNRVRPRNTEHEFRISELRELFGPLVFNSVLPDRSAVQQAQGACLPIQAWDTPGAREISAVFTALLGRVLRSASRPAASA from the coding sequence GTGCAGGTCGTCGCCACGCTCAGTCTCAAGGGTGGCGTCGGCAAGACCACGGTCGCACTGGGTCTGGCCGGCGCGGCGCAGCGGCACGGCGTCTCCACCCTCGTGGTGGATCTCGACCCGCAGGCCAACGCCACCACCGCGCTCGACCCGGAGCCCACCACGGCGACCGTCGCCGACGTGCTGGACGAGCCGCGCCGCGCGGTGGTCGAACGGGCCATCGCGCCGTCGGCGTGGGGCGAGGGCCTCGACGTGCTGGTCGGCGCGGAGCAGACCGAGCGGCACAACCACCCCGACCCGGGGGCGGCGCAGCTGTACCGGCTGGACCGCGCCCTGCAGCGGCTGGCCGGCGAGCTGATCACCGACGACTCCGGTGGCTCCGAGCACGCCGAGGAGCGCTACCGGCTGGTGATCGTGGACTGCCCGCCGTCGCTGGGGCAGCTGACCCGCAGCGCGCTGTCCGCCGCGGACCGGGCGATCCTGGTGACCGACCCGACGATGTTCTCGGTGTCCGGCGTGCAGCGCGCGTTCGACGCGGTCCAGACCGAGCGCGAGCGGTCCAACGACCGCCTGCAGCCGCTGGGCGTGCTGGTCAACCGGGTGCGGCCGCGCAACACCGAGCACGAGTTCCGGATCTCGGAGCTGCGCGAGCTGTTCGGCCCCCTGGTGTTCAACAGCGTCCTGCCCGACCGCTCGGCGGTCCAGCAGGCCCAGGGCGCCTGCCTGCCGATCCAGGCCTGGGACACCCCGGGCGCCCGGGAGATCTCCGCGGTGTTCACCGCGCTGCTGGGCCGGGTGCTGCGCAGCGCCTCGCGCCCCGCCGCCTCGGCCTGA